The sequence below is a genomic window from Rhodococcus sp. 4CII.
CAAATCGGAGCGCGCGAAGGATTTCCTCGGCAAGATTCTCAGCCACTGACTCGCACGGGCGCCGCCCCGGTGCTCTGTCGGTCCACCGTGCTTCACAGGCAACATCCGTCATTTTCAATGGGAGGAACTCGATGAGGATCAATCGCTCGATTCGTGTGGGAATCGGCGTCATGGCGCTCGCCGTCGTCGCATCTGCCTGTGGCGGAGGTGAGGAGAAGAGCGCGTCCCAGAGCGCATCGGAGGGCAAGCTGACGGTCGGCATCAAGTACGACCAGCCCGGCCTCGGGTTGCGCAATCCCGACGGATCCTTCAGCGGTTTCGACGTCGAGGTGGCCGAGTACGTGGCCGGCAAGCTGGGCGTCGCCCCGGAGAACATCCAGTTCAAGGAGTCCCCGTCGGCTCAGCGCGAAACGCTGATCCAGAACGGTGAGGTCGACTACGTCGTCGCCACATATTCGATCACCGACGCCCGCAAGGAGAAGGTCGACTTCGCCGGCCCGTACTTCATTGCCGGACAGTCGCTCCTGGTGAAGTCCGACAACACCGACATCACCGGACCCGATTCGCTCAACGGCGGAAAGAAGCTGTGCTCGGTCACCGGCTCCACCCCCGCGCAGAAGGTCAAGGACCAGTACGCGCAGGACGTGCAGCTGCAGGAGTTCGACACGTATTCGGCGTGCGTCGAGGCGCTGCGTAACGGTGCAGTCGACGCCGTCACCACCGACGACATCATCCTCGCCGGCTACGCGGCACAGTACCCGGGCGAGCTGAAGGTGGTCGGCCAGCCGTTCACCGAGGAGCGCTACGGCATCGGCCTGGCCAAGGGCGACGACGAGACCCGCGCCAAGATCAACGACGCCATCGAGGCGATGATCGCGGACGGCTCGTGGGCGCGCGCGTTCAACGAGACCGTCGGCGCCTCGGGCTACCCGATTCCCGCCCCGCCGACCGTCGATCGGTACTGAGCAACACACACATCCGGGTCGGACGGCTCCCCTTCGGTGGAACCGTCCGGCCCGTTCGACACCAACCACCGGTGACCTGGGGAGACGGTAAGTGGACCTACTGAGCAAGTACGGCGATCAGCTGATCGACGCATTCTGGACGACGGTGCAGCTCACCGCGTTCTCGGCCGTCGGTGCTCTGATACTCGGCACCATCCTGGCGGCCATGCGGGTGTCGCCGATTCCGGTCGCGCGGGGCGTCGGCACGGCCTACGTGACGATCTTCCGCAACACTCCCCTGACCCTCATCATCATCTTCTGCTCGTTCGGCCTCTTCCAGACGATGGGCGTCAAGCTCGCCCCCGAACAGTCGCCAACCTTCTTCGAGCAGAACAACTTCCGGCTTGCCGTGCTCGGCCTCAGCGTGTACACCGCGGCCTTCGTCTGCGAGTCGCTCCGATCCGGCATCAACACCGTGCACGTCGGCCAGGCGGAGGCGGGACGGTCGCTCGGACTCACGTTCTCCCAGAACCTGCGCCTGATCGTTCTTCCGCAGGCGTTCCGGGCCGTCACGGCACCACTCGGCAGCGTGCTGATCGCCTTGACCAAGAACACGACGATCGCCTCGGTGATCGGTGTGGCGGAGGCATCGCTCCTGATGAAGGAAATGATCGAGAACGAGGCGGCAATCTTCGTCGTCGGTGGCATCTTCGCACTCGGATTCGTGATCCTGACCCTGCCGATGGGACTTCTGTTCGGCTACCTGAGCAAGCGATTCGAGGTTGCACGATGAGCAATTCCGCCACCGTCCTCTACGACGCTCCGGGTCCGAAGGCGAAGAACATTTACCGCCTGATCTCCGTCGCTGTCGCCGTCGTCTTGCTGGGAATCGGCTACCTGGTCTACGCGGCACTCGACGACAAGGGCCAGCTGACGTCGGCGAAGTGGGATCCGTTCACCGAGTCGACGTCGTGGACCACCTATCTGATCCCCGGTATCCGCGGCACCCTCGTGGCCGCCGCCGTGTCGATCCTCTTCGCGCTGATCCTCGGCGCGATACTCGGCATCGGACGCCTGTCGGATCACCGGCCGGTCCGATGGGTCTCCGGCGGGATAGTCGAACTGTTCCGCGCCATCCCGGTGCTGATCCTGATGATCTTC
It includes:
- a CDS encoding glutamate ABC transporter substrate-binding protein, which translates into the protein MRINRSIRVGIGVMALAVVASACGGGEEKSASQSASEGKLTVGIKYDQPGLGLRNPDGSFSGFDVEVAEYVAGKLGVAPENIQFKESPSAQRETLIQNGEVDYVVATYSITDARKEKVDFAGPYFIAGQSLLVKSDNTDITGPDSLNGGKKLCSVTGSTPAQKVKDQYAQDVQLQEFDTYSACVEALRNGAVDAVTTDDIILAGYAAQYPGELKVVGQPFTEERYGIGLAKGDDETRAKINDAIEAMIADGSWARAFNETVGASGYPIPAPPTVDRY
- a CDS encoding amino acid ABC transporter permease, producing MDLLSKYGDQLIDAFWTTVQLTAFSAVGALILGTILAAMRVSPIPVARGVGTAYVTIFRNTPLTLIIIFCSFGLFQTMGVKLAPEQSPTFFEQNNFRLAVLGLSVYTAAFVCESLRSGINTVHVGQAEAGRSLGLTFSQNLRLIVLPQAFRAVTAPLGSVLIALTKNTTIASVIGVAEASLLMKEMIENEAAIFVVGGIFALGFVILTLPMGLLFGYLSKRFEVAR